The following are from one region of the Spirochaetae bacterium HGW-Spirochaetae-1 genome:
- the gltA gene encoding glutamate synthase (NADPH), homotetrameric, whose product MANKIPRQKMPEQKPQVRRNNFNEVPLGYPEETALLEASRCLQCKKPACVEGCPVGVNIPAFIQKISEKDYTGSLKAIKETNSLPAVCGRVCPQETQCEERCILAKKSEPVAIGKLERFVADYERDVQRAEPPKPTPSNGKKIAVIGSGPAGLTAAGDLAGMGYEVTIFEALHNPGGVLVYGIPEFRLPKAIVQYEIEALQKRGVRLSVNRVIGIAETVNDLFDQGYGAVFIGTGAGLPKFLNVPGENLQGVYSANEYLTRINLMKAYMFPKYDTPVIKGKNVAVFGGGNVAMDSARTALRLGADNVYLVYRRSRTEMPAREEEIHHAEEEGINFMLLHNPVKFIGNDQGRLTAMECQRMELGAPDDSGRRRPVPVPGALTVTEIDVAVVAIGNDPNPIIQKTTPDLGTSKWGNIIADGETMKTSKRGVFAGGDIVSGAATVIEAMGAGRKAAKAIHEYLESNVW is encoded by the coding sequence ATGGCAAATAAAATACCGCGGCAGAAAATGCCGGAACAGAAACCGCAGGTGCGGAGAAACAATTTCAATGAGGTGCCCCTGGGCTACCCCGAGGAGACGGCCCTGCTGGAAGCGTCGCGCTGCCTGCAGTGCAAAAAGCCCGCATGTGTCGAGGGATGCCCTGTCGGCGTGAACATTCCCGCATTCATACAGAAAATATCGGAGAAGGACTACACAGGTTCTCTGAAAGCTATAAAGGAAACCAATTCACTCCCGGCTGTATGCGGCCGTGTGTGCCCCCAGGAAACACAGTGTGAAGAGCGCTGTATCCTGGCGAAAAAATCCGAGCCCGTGGCCATCGGTAAACTGGAACGCTTCGTGGCCGATTACGAACGTGACGTGCAGCGGGCGGAACCTCCAAAGCCGACTCCGTCAAACGGGAAAAAAATAGCCGTTATCGGTTCCGGTCCGGCCGGGCTCACGGCTGCCGGGGATCTCGCCGGAATGGGATACGAGGTTACCATCTTTGAGGCGCTGCATAATCCCGGCGGCGTGCTGGTTTACGGTATCCCGGAGTTCAGGCTTCCCAAGGCCATCGTGCAGTACGAAATCGAAGCATTACAGAAAAGGGGTGTACGCCTTTCGGTCAACCGTGTCATCGGCATAGCCGAAACGGTCAATGATCTTTTCGACCAGGGTTACGGGGCGGTCTTCATCGGCACCGGTGCCGGTCTTCCCAAGTTTCTCAACGTCCCGGGAGAAAATCTCCAGGGCGTCTACTCCGCCAATGAATACCTGACGCGCATAAATCTCATGAAGGCCTATATGTTTCCGAAATATGATACACCGGTCATAAAAGGGAAAAACGTGGCGGTCTTCGGCGGCGGCAATGTGGCCATGGACTCAGCCCGCACGGCCCTGCGCCTGGGCGCCGACAATGTATACCTGGTGTACCGCCGCTCCCGCACGGAGATGCCTGCCCGCGAGGAGGAGATCCATCACGCTGAAGAGGAAGGTATCAACTTCATGCTCCTGCACAATCCCGTAAAATTTATCGGCAATGACCAGGGACGGCTTACAGCCATGGAATGCCAGCGCATGGAACTGGGAGCTCCCGACGATTCGGGACGACGCAGACCCGTACCGGTCCCCGGGGCACTCACTGTCACGGAAATCGACGTAGCCGTCGTGGCCATCGGCAACGACCCGAACCCCATTATTCAGAAAACCACACCTGACCTGGGAACCAGCAAGTGGGGCAACATCATCGCCGACGGGGAAACCATGAAGACCAGTAAGCGCGGCGTCTTCGCCGGAGGTGATATTGTTTCAGGAGCAGCCACGGTTATCGAGGCCATGGGCGCGGGAAGGAAGGCCGCGAAGGCGATTCATGAATATCTGGAAAGTAATGTTTGGTAA
- a CDS encoding MFS transporter: MKEQSGIKIYGYRWVILAVFALITILIEIQWVAHASIAREARVFYNVEQGMIDLLAVVYMAVFLLLCFPASHIIEKYGIRVGIGIGAVLTGVFGLMKGFYAADYTMVLIAQIGLAVAQPFILNATTKVAVRWFPINERATAVGVATLAQFIAFIIVMLATPRLIAGEGGEVLIEKTMMLYGILSAAAAVITLVLLKERPATPPSHEEEEDRFMFREGVRNLFKQKDYVKTLAIFFIGLGMFNAIVSLIDPINEMKGISMVQSGYIMAAMMGSGIVGALVLPLVSDKLRKRKPILLFSMLLMLPGLVGMTLAGSYTVMLVFSTIFGFFLLGGAAPVGFQYAAEISFPTPESTSQGFILWAGQISGMLFVIGMDSVGIQEFMYGFIGLSVIILLLILGMKESPMIQQAGKE, encoded by the coding sequence ATGAAGGAACAATCGGGTATAAAGATTTACGGATACCGCTGGGTCATACTTGCGGTGTTTGCGCTCATAACCATACTTATTGAAATTCAGTGGGTAGCCCACGCTTCCATTGCGCGGGAAGCCAGGGTATTTTATAATGTCGAACAGGGCATGATCGACCTACTGGCCGTTGTGTATATGGCGGTCTTCCTGCTTCTCTGTTTTCCGGCTTCGCACATTATTGAAAAGTACGGTATCCGCGTCGGCATCGGTATCGGCGCGGTGCTGACCGGTGTCTTCGGCCTCATGAAAGGCTTTTATGCCGCAGATTATACCATGGTTCTCATCGCCCAGATCGGGCTTGCCGTGGCACAGCCCTTTATTCTGAACGCCACGACGAAGGTGGCCGTGCGCTGGTTTCCCATTAATGAACGGGCCACTGCCGTGGGAGTCGCGACCCTGGCGCAGTTCATAGCTTTTATCATCGTCATGCTGGCCACGCCGCGTCTTATCGCCGGCGAGGGAGGGGAAGTCCTTATCGAGAAAACCATGATGCTCTACGGCATACTCTCGGCCGCTGCAGCGGTCATCACCCTCGTGCTCCTGAAAGAGCGCCCTGCCACACCGCCATCCCATGAAGAAGAGGAAGACCGATTCATGTTCCGCGAGGGAGTACGAAACCTCTTTAAGCAGAAGGACTATGTCAAGACCCTGGCTATTTTTTTCATCGGCCTGGGAATGTTCAATGCCATTGTCAGCCTCATAGACCCCATCAATGAAATGAAGGGTATTTCCATGGTTCAGTCGGGTTATATCATGGCCGCCATGATGGGCTCGGGCATCGTGGGTGCCCTGGTACTGCCCCTGGTATCCGACAAGCTGCGCAAGCGCAAGCCGATCCTTCTTTTCTCCATGCTGCTTATGCTGCCGGGACTCGTGGGTATGACCCTGGCGGGAAGCTATACTGTTATGCTTGTCTTCAGCACAATATTCGGATTCTTTCTCCTGGGAGGGGCTGCACCCGTCGGTTTCCAGTACGCGGCGGAGATCAGCTTTCCCACACCCGAATCCACATCACAGGGATTCATCCTCTGGGCCGGACAGATCTCAGGGATGCTTTTTGTTATTGGTATGGATAGTGTTGGAATTCAGGAATTCATGTATGGTTTCATCGGTCTTTCAGTGATTATCCTGCTGCTGATTCTCGGTATGAAGGAATCACCGATGATTCAGCAGGCCGGCAAGGAATAA
- a CDS encoding ferredoxin-NADP reductase, whose product MHPIHSNELLEPTIGKMVVEAPYVAQYRKAGQFLILRIDEYGERIPLTIADADKDKGTVTLYYQIVGTTTTKLAAMKAGEAILDITGPLGHPTDIQKYGTTVCIGGGIGIAPVYPISSALKQAGNRLITITGARTKGLLILEKELRTISDELIVCTDDGSHGRKALVTDILNEIIAREKIDMVVAVGPVPMMRAVSDMTRPHNIKTLVSLNSIMIDGTGMCGGCRVTVDGKTRFTCVDGPEFDGHLVDFASLTSRLKTYRSEETQSMDHRHTCRLEGVRSHGK is encoded by the coding sequence ATGCACCCGATTCACTCCAATGAACTTCTCGAACCCACCATCGGTAAAATGGTCGTTGAAGCCCCCTATGTTGCACAATATAGAAAGGCAGGCCAGTTCTTAATCCTGCGCATTGACGAGTATGGTGAACGCATTCCCCTCACCATCGCCGATGCCGACAAGGATAAAGGCACTGTAACACTATATTACCAGATCGTGGGAACTACCACGACAAAGCTTGCCGCCATGAAAGCCGGTGAAGCGATCCTGGATATAACGGGCCCCCTGGGCCATCCCACGGATATACAGAAATACGGAACAACCGTCTGCATCGGCGGCGGCATCGGCATCGCTCCCGTATATCCCATTTCCTCGGCCCTGAAACAGGCGGGCAACCGTCTCATCACCATAACCGGCGCCCGCACAAAGGGCCTCCTTATCCTTGAAAAAGAACTAAGAACAATAAGCGATGAACTCATCGTGTGCACCGACGATGGCAGCCATGGCCGAAAGGCCCTGGTGACGGACATTTTAAATGAAATAATCGCCCGGGAAAAGATTGATATGGTTGTAGCCGTCGGCCCCGTACCCATGATGAGAGCCGTGAGCGACATGACCAGACCGCATAACATTAAGACGCTGGTGAGCCTCAATTCCATAATGATCGACGGCACGGGTATGTGCGGCGGGTGCCGCGTTACCGTGGACGGTAAAACACGCTTCACCTGCGTTGACGGGCCGGAATTCGACGGACACCTGGTCGATTTCGCCTCCCTCACGTCGCGCCTGAAGACATACCGGAGCGAAGAAACGCAGAGCATGGATCACCGGCATACATGCCGTCTTGAAGGAGTAAGAAGTCATGGCAAATAA
- a CDS encoding sodium:proline symporter, protein MVKGSLIDIAVILIYFFAILLFGSWFGRYVKSTKDFFFGGQRFSWWLIAMSCIATVVGSYSFIKYSAVAYQYGFSSTMSYLNDWFIVPLFVLGWLPIIYFNRIISIPEYFEKRFDKKTRIAGVIILLVYLIGYVGINLYTIGTALEPLIDPIMQENFGMSVGVMEIAVIISIICAVYMHAGGQTAVIMTDLVQGFILLTAGIIIFILGIYHIGGLNSFWQSLDSAFRLPMASFNTPPEFNHVGVFWQDAFGSTIAFYFMNQGVLMRFMSAKSPDESKKAILVVVLVLMPLAAFAVSDAGWIGRSMVNLGLLDKSVNPNHIFVAVASRIAVPGLFGFLLAALTAALMSTIDTLINAVAAITVNDIVREAAPGRDDAYYLRWARFVSLVAAALGLLLVPVYTQFDSIYVAHGAFTAAITPPMIITILLGAFWKRFTTPAAFAVMAGGSALIILSLFKPGVIAPFDHGVALKGYTYMRALYGFVVCMGLGIIVSLVTKPKSDGALAGLVIDSIRDAKRLFKGSEPNDGETGEKIFCRLMTHEHDGISLNRESMDKLKAKPGDILYIADDRWWFGGIRSVQCRALEHHDGDDDVCYMSENLICQGNLTPQRMAVIEKVI, encoded by the coding sequence ATGGTTAAGGGTTCACTTATCGATATCGCCGTTATACTGATTTATTTTTTTGCCATATTGCTTTTTGGCTCATGGTTCGGCAGGTACGTCAAGTCGACGAAGGATTTCTTTTTTGGCGGTCAGCGCTTCAGCTGGTGGCTTATCGCCATGAGCTGCATCGCCACGGTCGTGGGATCCTACAGCTTCATCAAGTATTCCGCCGTGGCTTACCAGTACGGATTTTCTTCCACCATGTCGTACCTTAACGACTGGTTTATTGTACCTCTTTTCGTCCTGGGATGGCTTCCCATTATTTACTTTAACCGGATCATTTCCATCCCGGAGTATTTTGAAAAACGTTTCGACAAAAAGACAAGGATTGCCGGTGTCATCATTTTGCTCGTATATCTCATCGGTTATGTGGGGATCAATCTCTATACCATAGGCACGGCCCTGGAGCCCCTCATTGATCCGATCATGCAGGAAAATTTCGGGATGTCCGTGGGTGTTATGGAAATAGCCGTGATCATTTCCATTATTTGCGCTGTATATATGCATGCAGGCGGGCAAACCGCGGTAATCATGACCGATCTTGTTCAGGGATTCATTCTGCTTACGGCGGGCATAATTATTTTTATTCTCGGCATATATCACATCGGCGGGCTGAACAGCTTCTGGCAGTCCCTGGACAGTGCTTTCCGGCTGCCCATGGCCTCCTTCAATACCCCGCCGGAATTCAATCATGTGGGCGTATTCTGGCAGGATGCCTTCGGCAGCACCATAGCCTTTTATTTCATGAACCAGGGAGTCCTCATGCGATTCATGAGCGCCAAGTCTCCCGACGAATCGAAGAAAGCCATTTTAGTCGTGGTCCTGGTCCTCATGCCCCTGGCAGCTTTTGCCGTTTCAGACGCCGGATGGATCGGCAGGTCCATGGTAAACCTGGGCCTCCTCGATAAGAGCGTGAACCCCAATCATATTTTTGTCGCTGTTGCCAGCCGAATAGCCGTGCCGGGCCTTTTCGGGTTTCTTCTGGCCGCCCTCACTGCTGCCCTCATGTCAACCATTGATACGCTTATAAATGCCGTGGCTGCCATCACGGTGAACGACATTGTCCGCGAGGCCGCTCCCGGAAGGGATGACGCCTACTATCTCCGGTGGGCGCGTTTCGTGTCTCTCGTAGCGGCTGCCCTGGGTCTGCTCCTGGTGCCGGTTTACACGCAATTCGATTCCATCTACGTTGCCCATGGCGCCTTTACCGCGGCTATTACGCCGCCCATGATTATTACCATTCTCCTTGGTGCTTTCTGGAAACGTTTTACGACGCCTGCGGCCTTTGCCGTCATGGCGGGAGGAAGTGCACTGATCATCCTGTCCCTGTTTAAACCGGGGGTCATAGCCCCCTTTGATCATGGCGTGGCCCTGAAGGGGTACACGTACATGCGCGCCCTCTACGGCTTTGTCGTGTGCATGGGCCTTGGTATTATCGTGAGCCTTGTCACAAAGCCGAAAAGCGACGGAGCCCTGGCAGGCCTGGTCATCGATTCCATTCGTGATGCAAAAAGGCTTTTCAAGGGGTCAGAGCCCAACGATGGCGAGACTGGAGAGAAAATATTTTGCCGATTAATGACTCATGAACACGACGGGATATCCCTGAACCGGGAATCTATGGATAAACTGAAGGCAAAACCAGGCGATATCCTCTATATCGCCGATGACCGATGGTGGTTCGGCGGCATCCGCTCCGTTCAATGCCGGGCCCTGGAGCACCATGACGGTGATGACGATGTCTGTTATATGAGTGAAAACCTCATTTGCCAGGGAAATTTAACCCCGCAAAGAATGGCGGTGATCGAAAAAGTCATTTGA
- a CDS encoding HAD-IB family hydrolase — protein MTVRTVTVDYADDSVKTAFFDLDDTLTDIDTDWLWTRWRLLKGPGGWREFLFFLRITRLYKQGRLTVDRYMAYHLLRIKILNPFEYRSLAERFFLESGRHHIFARAAELVAWYKDHNIPVVLITAQNDILAEPFARLLGFHDMIANRFIEEGDVFTGVVTPYNFQEGKVHWAEKYLTEKGISFSDCAFYSDSIHDAPLLSRVAFPVAVNPDKRLTSLAHEKGWRAVNFKGEMFFG, from the coding sequence ATGACGGTGCGTACAGTGACAGTGGATTATGCCGACGATTCGGTAAAGACCGCCTTTTTCGATCTCGACGACACGCTCACGGACATCGATACGGACTGGCTCTGGACGCGCTGGCGACTTCTGAAGGGTCCTGGCGGCTGGCGGGAGTTTTTATTTTTTCTGCGCATAACACGCCTCTACAAACAGGGAAGGCTCACGGTGGACCGGTACATGGCCTATCACCTTCTGAGAATTAAAATACTGAACCCGTTTGAATACCGCAGTCTGGCGGAACGCTTTTTTCTTGAATCGGGGAGGCATCACATCTTCGCCCGGGCAGCCGAACTCGTGGCATGGTACAAAGACCACAATATCCCCGTAGTTCTTATTACGGCCCAGAACGATATCCTGGCCGAACCCTTCGCCCGGCTCCTGGGCTTTCATGACATGATTGCCAACCGGTTTATTGAGGAAGGGGACGTCTTTACCGGTGTGGTAACGCCCTACAATTTCCAGGAGGGCAAGGTCCACTGGGCGGAAAAATATCTCACGGAAAAAGGCATATCCTTCAGCGACTGCGCCTTCTACTCCGACAGCATTCACGACGCGCCGCTTCTCTCGCGGGTGGCCTTTCCCGTGGCCGTCAATCCCGACAAACGGCTCACGTCCCTGGCCCATGAAAAGGGCTGGCGGGCGGTTAATTTTAAGGGGGAGATGTTTTTCGGATAA
- a CDS encoding histidine phosphatase family protein — protein sequence MPLRNRYFIMRHGESEANRAGLIVSDPRVGVGAYGLTDEGSKQVKASLEKHASVPVTVIYTSDFARARETAELAGEFFKVDTFVVTDLLRERFFGDYDGREDRYYHSVWEIDSRSPREYPAHIESPVRVKDRILRLIREIEHRRDGDVVLLVSHGDTLQILMAVLAGIPAPHHRSLPHLEKAEIREIVPAESFTAQEVL from the coding sequence ATGCCTCTGCGCAACCGGTATTTTATAATGCGCCATGGTGAAAGCGAAGCCAACAGGGCCGGTCTTATCGTGAGTGATCCCCGGGTTGGTGTGGGTGCTTACGGCCTTACCGATGAAGGCAGTAAACAGGTCAAGGCTTCGCTGGAAAAGCACGCATCGGTGCCGGTAACGGTCATTTACACATCGGACTTTGCCAGGGCACGGGAGACCGCGGAGCTGGCAGGGGAATTTTTTAAAGTGGATACATTCGTGGTGACGGATCTGCTCCGCGAGCGTTTTTTTGGCGATTATGACGGTCGGGAAGACCGGTATTATCATTCAGTCTGGGAAATAGACAGCCGTTCGCCCCGGGAATATCCAGCCCATATTGAATCACCCGTCCGCGTGAAAGATAGAATTCTCAGACTTATAAGGGAGATTGAGCACAGGCGTGACGGAGATGTAGTTCTTCTCGTTTCTCACGGTGATACGCTGCAGATACTCATGGCCGTGCTTGCGGGAATCCCTGCCCCGCATCATCGTTCGCTGCCACACCTGGAAAAGGCTGAGATAAGGGAGATCGTTCCCGCTGAATCATTTACCGCGCAGGAGGTATTATGA
- a CDS encoding carbohydrate kinase produces MDATYILTHDVGTTGNKACIYRITDCITLIDSHIAEYPLYTLPNGGVEQKADEWWHSVCVATKSVLGKSGIRADQISGMAFCAQMQGLVMVDREGKALRNPMSYLDGRSTAQIDKHLNHGLVKIDGKYNLRKGLQSLYVTGGLAATAKDPLWKYHWVRENEPEIFEKTYKWLDVKDYLNMRCTGEATMTLDSAHITFIYDTRPGKLGWNKALCRLFNVNMDHLPRVIEATDIVGHLTEKAAREMGLIKGIPVFGGVGDVAGISIGSGCLDLYDTHVYTGTSGWVSSNVDKRMVDIGHFIASILGAIPGRYNYTAEQETSGVCMQWFRDHLALDEIGIYLEKQHVCDKESEFASLYDFLSHVIKETPPGAGNVLFTPWLHGNRAPKEDPYARGMFFNLGLQTGKRQLVRSVIEGIAFHKRWLLEAMELKIPKQERVRFVGGGAKSDATCQILADITGRTVETIANTQNAGTIGATTVCAVGLGIFSNFEEAKCYIPVDQTYTPQKQYRGLYDKNFEIFKKLYSNNKKIFRELNSQTIEQQSGTITHADV; encoded by the coding sequence ATGGATGCTACCTATATTCTTACACATGACGTGGGAACCACGGGAAACAAGGCCTGTATTTACCGCATAACCGACTGCATCACTCTAATAGATTCCCATATCGCCGAATATCCGCTTTACACGCTTCCCAACGGGGGAGTTGAGCAGAAAGCCGATGAATGGTGGCATTCCGTATGCGTCGCGACAAAGAGCGTACTCGGAAAGTCGGGCATCAGGGCCGACCAGATCAGCGGCATGGCCTTCTGTGCCCAGATGCAGGGACTGGTCATGGTGGACCGCGAAGGCAAAGCCCTGCGTAATCCCATGAGCTATCTCGATGGGCGTTCGACGGCCCAGATAGATAAACACCTGAATCACGGGCTTGTGAAGATCGACGGCAAGTATAACCTGCGTAAAGGACTCCAGTCTCTCTATGTTACCGGGGGGTTGGCCGCCACGGCTAAGGACCCGCTGTGGAAGTACCACTGGGTCAGAGAAAACGAACCGGAGATTTTTGAAAAAACATATAAGTGGCTCGATGTGAAGGACTATCTCAACATGCGCTGCACCGGCGAGGCCACCATGACGCTCGATTCGGCCCATATAACCTTCATTTATGACACCAGGCCGGGCAAGCTGGGATGGAACAAGGCCCTGTGCCGGCTCTTCAACGTCAACATGGATCACCTTCCCCGTGTCATTGAGGCGACGGACATCGTGGGACATCTCACCGAAAAGGCCGCCCGCGAGATGGGACTTATTAAGGGGATACCCGTTTTCGGCGGCGTGGGCGACGTGGCCGGGATCTCCATCGGGTCCGGATGTCTGGACCTCTACGATACGCATGTATATACGGGAACATCGGGATGGGTTTCATCCAATGTGGACAAGCGGATGGTGGATATAGGCCACTTCATCGCCTCCATCCTGGGTGCAATTCCGGGACGATACAATTACACGGCTGAACAGGAAACCTCGGGCGTGTGCATGCAGTGGTTCCGGGACCACCTTGCCCTTGATGAGATCGGCATCTATCTTGAAAAGCAGCATGTCTGCGACAAGGAATCGGAGTTTGCCAGTCTCTATGACTTTCTCAGCCATGTTATCAAGGAGACTCCTCCCGGGGCCGGTAACGTATTATTCACACCATGGCTCCACGGCAACCGGGCGCCGAAGGAAGATCCCTACGCCAGGGGCATGTTTTTCAACCTGGGGCTTCAGACCGGCAAGCGTCAGCTGGTGCGATCCGTCATCGAGGGTATCGCCTTCCACAAACGCTGGCTCCTCGAGGCCATGGAACTGAAGATACCGAAACAGGAAAGGGTCCGCTTCGTGGGAGGCGGCGCTAAGTCCGATGCCACGTGCCAGATCCTGGCCGATATAACGGGCCGTACCGTAGAGACAATCGCTAACACCCAGAACGCCGGCACCATCGGTGCAACCACGGTATGCGCCGTGGGACTTGGAATATTCAGCAATTTCGAGGAGGCGAAGTGCTACATACCCGTTGATCAGACCTATACACCGCAGAAACAATACCGCGGTCTCTATGATAAAAACTTCGAGATTTTCAAAAAACTCTACAGCAATAACAAGAAGATATTTCGCGAGCTGAACAGTCAGACAATTGAACAACAGAGCGGCACGATTACTCATGCCGATGTGTGA